In the genome of Desulfovibrio sp. ZJ209, one region contains:
- a CDS encoding iron-containing alcohol dehydrogenase has product MWEESVNINEVKEIRVKTTVFLGVGAIDKMDFIAAELARKGVKSVLCVTGGGSYKRTGAWDHVQKACAAHGIKIALYDKVTPNPTTDSIDEAAALGRDNGATAVICIGGGSPIDAGKSAAVLLANPGKSAEELYTGAFAPEKAAPIVVINLTHGTGSEANRFAVATITKLNYKPAIAFECLYPWYSIDDPALMASLPAKQTRYVSIDAVNHSIEAATSKATNPFAILLAGECIRLVARWLPAAEENPGDLTARYFLAYAALLAGVSFDNGLLHYTHALEHPLSAVKPELAHGLGLAMIVPAVVELIYPSSAPVLAQILEPIVPGLKGIPAEAHAAASGVEQWLESVNVPEKLAAEGFGEGDIARLVELTRTTPSLGLLLSMAPVDATPERIETIYRVSMKTLD; this is encoded by the coding sequence ATGTGGGAAGAAAGCGTCAATATCAATGAAGTGAAGGAAATCCGCGTCAAGACCACGGTCTTTCTCGGCGTGGGCGCCATCGACAAGATGGACTTCATCGCCGCCGAGCTCGCGCGCAAGGGCGTGAAAAGCGTGCTCTGCGTCACGGGCGGCGGCTCCTACAAGCGCACGGGCGCGTGGGACCATGTGCAGAAGGCCTGCGCGGCCCACGGCATCAAGATCGCCCTCTATGACAAGGTGACGCCCAACCCGACGACCGATTCCATCGACGAGGCCGCGGCGCTCGGCCGCGACAACGGCGCCACGGCCGTCATCTGCATCGGCGGCGGCTCGCCCATCGACGCGGGCAAGAGCGCGGCCGTGCTGCTCGCCAATCCCGGCAAGAGCGCGGAAGAGCTCTATACCGGTGCCTTCGCCCCGGAGAAGGCCGCGCCCATCGTGGTCATCAACCTCACCCACGGCACGGGCAGCGAAGCCAACCGCTTCGCCGTGGCCACCATCACCAAGCTCAACTACAAGCCGGCCATCGCCTTCGAGTGCCTTTACCCGTGGTACTCCATCGACGACCCGGCGCTCATGGCGTCCCTCCCGGCCAAGCAGACGCGCTATGTCTCCATCGACGCGGTGAACCACAGCATCGAGGCCGCCACCTCCAAGGCCACCAATCCCTTCGCCATCCTGCTGGCCGGCGAGTGCATCCGCCTCGTGGCGCGCTGGCTGCCGGCGGCGGAGGAAAACCCGGGCGACCTCACGGCCCGCTACTTCCTCGCCTATGCGGCCCTGCTCGCCGGCGTGAGCTTCGACAACGGCCTGCTGCATTACACCCACGCCCTCGAGCACCCGCTGAGCGCGGTCAAGCCGGAACTGGCCCACGGCCTCGGCCTCGCCATGATCGTGCCCGCCGTGGTGGAGCTCATCTATCCCTCCTCGGCGCCGGTGCTCGCGCAGATCCTCGAGCCCATCGTGCCCGGCCTCAAGGGCATCCCGGCCGAGGCCCACGCCGCGGCCTCCGGGGTGGAGCAGTGGCTCGAGTCCGTCAACGTGCCCGAGAAGCTGGCCGCCGAGGGCTTCGGCGAGGGCGACATCGCGCGCCTCGTGGAGCTCACGCGGACCACGCCCTCCCTGGGGCTCTTGCTCTCCATGGCGCCCGTGGACGCCACGCCCGAGCGCATCGAGACCATCTACCGCGTGTCCATGAAGACGCTGGATTAA
- a CDS encoding cytochrome ubiquinol oxidase subunit I, translating into MDVVMLSRLQFAATVFFHFIFVPLTLGLSVILVWMETRYAISGDEFWKRQVKFWGRLFLINFTLGVVTGITLEFQFGTNWSRYSEYVGDIFGSLLAIEATVAFFLESTFIAVWHFGWNKLGRKAHCVCIWLVAIASNTSALWIILANGFMQHPVGYTINDAAGRAELTNFAEVVFNSYAWGEYAHTILASWTLAGFFVLGVSAWHLLRKSHSDFFHRAFRMIAPYTLVLAIILAFSGDQQGKAVAEYQPVKLAAMEAHWHTGKNVPFYLFVWPDPANEKNSVEILGIPSLLSWIAYDNMDAEVKGLLDYPPSDWPPVSEVFWCFRSMVALGLLFIALAIAATWQRRRVDICPCLLKSLVWNVPLPYISIMLGWSVAEIGRQPWIVYGLMRTSDAVSPVPPSSVGISLLGFIVVYSILGILDIYLLRKYAIKGPDAQEA; encoded by the coding sequence ATGGATGTCGTGATGCTTTCACGGCTGCAATTCGCGGCGACGGTTTTCTTCCATTTCATCTTCGTGCCGCTCACCCTCGGGCTGTCCGTCATCCTCGTCTGGATGGAGACGCGCTACGCCATCAGCGGGGACGAGTTCTGGAAACGGCAGGTGAAATTCTGGGGCAGGCTCTTCCTCATCAACTTCACCCTGGGCGTTGTCACGGGCATCACCCTGGAGTTCCAGTTCGGCACCAACTGGTCGCGCTATTCCGAGTATGTGGGCGACATTTTCGGCTCGCTGCTCGCCATCGAGGCCACGGTGGCCTTCTTCCTCGAGTCCACCTTCATCGCGGTCTGGCACTTCGGCTGGAACAAGCTCGGCCGCAAGGCGCACTGCGTCTGCATCTGGCTCGTGGCCATCGCGAGCAACACCTCGGCCTTGTGGATCATCCTCGCCAACGGCTTCATGCAGCACCCGGTGGGCTACACCATCAATGACGCCGCCGGCCGCGCCGAGCTCACCAATTTCGCCGAGGTGGTGTTCAACAGCTACGCCTGGGGCGAATACGCGCACACCATTCTGGCCTCGTGGACGCTGGCGGGCTTCTTCGTGCTCGGCGTGTCGGCCTGGCACCTTCTGCGCAAGAGCCATTCGGACTTTTTCCACCGCGCCTTCCGCATGATCGCCCCCTACACGCTGGTGCTGGCCATCATCCTGGCCTTCAGCGGCGACCAGCAGGGCAAGGCCGTGGCCGAATACCAGCCCGTCAAGCTGGCCGCCATGGAGGCCCACTGGCACACCGGCAAGAACGTGCCCTTCTATCTCTTCGTCTGGCCCGACCCGGCCAACGAGAAAAACAGCGTGGAGATCCTCGGCATCCCGAGCCTGCTTTCGTGGATCGCCTATGACAATATGGACGCCGAGGTGAAGGGCCTGCTCGACTATCCGCCCTCTGACTGGCCGCCGGTCTCCGAAGTGTTCTGGTGCTTCAGGAGCATGGTGGCCCTGGGGCTGCTCTTCATCGCGCTCGCCATCGCCGCCACCTGGCAGCGCAGGCGGGTGGACATCTGCCCCTGCCTGCTCAAGAGCCTCGTCTGGAACGTGCCGCTGCCCTACATCTCCATCATGCTCGGCTGGTCCGTGGCCGAGATCGGGCGCCAGCCCTGGATCGTCTACGGCCTCATGCGCACGTCGGACGCGGTCTCGCCCGTGCCGCCCTCGAGCGTGGGCATCTCGCTTCTGGGCTTCATCGTGGTCTATTCCATCCTCGGCATTCTGGACATCTACCTGCTCCGCAAATACGCGATCAAGGGCCCTGACGCCCAGGAGGCATAA
- the cydB gene encoding cytochrome d ubiquinol oxidase subunit II: protein MLETIWFVLWVLLWAVYFVLDGFDLGLGALMPAVAKTEEERRMVYNASGPFWDGNEVWLIAAGGVTFAAFPKVYAYMFSTLYAPLLLLLFALILRAVSYEFRNKVDSPAWRAMWDIVHFIVNLAACLLLGVFFANLFMGIPFDANGVYQGNLLKLLNIYGLAGGLFFLAAFMMHGAIWLTIKSRDELQTRALAAAGVCWVAVAVLLIVFLVLTFFCTNIFGNYLRMPWLIVLPALAVLALLAVPRMLNKGHLWLAWSASALFLICVTFFGVMGIYPNMLISSIEPAATLTAFNGASTSNTLEIMLVVALVMVPIVLLYQFWMYRLFSKPVTREELESDHAY, encoded by the coding sequence ATGCTCGAAACCATCTGGTTCGTCCTCTGGGTCCTGCTCTGGGCCGTGTATTTCGTGCTGGACGGCTTTGACCTCGGCCTCGGCGCCCTCATGCCCGCCGTCGCCAAGACCGAGGAGGAACGCCGCATGGTCTACAACGCCTCGGGCCCCTTCTGGGACGGCAACGAGGTGTGGCTTATCGCGGCCGGCGGCGTGACCTTCGCGGCCTTCCCCAAGGTCTATGCCTACATGTTCAGCACGCTCTACGCGCCGCTCCTGCTCCTGCTCTTCGCGCTTATCCTGCGCGCCGTGTCCTACGAGTTCCGCAACAAGGTGGACAGCCCGGCGTGGCGCGCCATGTGGGACATCGTGCACTTCATCGTCAACCTCGCGGCGTGCCTGCTTCTGGGCGTGTTTTTCGCCAACCTCTTCATGGGCATCCCCTTTGACGCCAACGGCGTGTATCAGGGCAACCTCCTGAAGCTGCTCAACATCTACGGGCTCGCGGGCGGGCTCTTCTTCCTCGCGGCCTTCATGATGCACGGCGCCATCTGGCTGACCATCAAGAGCCGCGACGAGCTCCAGACTAGGGCGCTGGCCGCCGCCGGCGTGTGCTGGGTGGCCGTGGCCGTGCTGCTCATCGTCTTTTTGGTGCTGACCTTCTTCTGCACCAACATCTTCGGCAATTACCTGCGCATGCCCTGGCTCATCGTGCTGCCCGCGCTGGCCGTGCTGGCGCTGCTTGCGGTGCCGCGCATGCTCAACAAGGGCCACCTCTGGCTCGCCTGGAGCGCCAGCGCGCTCTTCCTCATCTGCGTGACCTTCTTCGGGGTCATGGGCATCTATCCCAACATGCTCATTTCGAGCATCGAGCCCGCGGCCACGCTGACGGCCTTCAACGGCGCCTCCACTTCCAACACGCTGGAGATCATGCTGGTGGTGGCGCTCGTCATGGTGCCCATCGTGCTGCTGTACCAGTTCTGGATGTACCGGCTGTTCTCCAAGCCGGTGACCCGTGAAGAGCTGGAAAGCGACCATGCCTACTGA
- a CDS encoding thioesterase family protein gives MERALRPGIRGEMTHLVEERHLASEVGSGLVSVFSTAMMIAGMEATAVEAVQPLLGPGETTVGVHVDVAHKAATPLGMRVTFVCELLEVSPNGKGLTFRVEARDEAGIIGEGLHRRVVVEKEKFEARTRAKGGAA, from the coding sequence ATGGAACGAGCCTTGCGCCCCGGCATCCGGGGCGAAATGACACATCTTGTGGAAGAACGCCACCTGGCGAGCGAGGTGGGCAGCGGCCTGGTGAGCGTCTTTTCCACGGCCATGATGATCGCGGGCATGGAGGCTACGGCCGTGGAGGCCGTGCAGCCCCTGCTCGGCCCGGGCGAGACCACGGTGGGCGTGCATGTGGACGTGGCGCACAAGGCGGCCACGCCCCTCGGCATGCGCGTCACCTTCGTCTGCGAGCTTCTTGAGGTCTCCCCCAATGGCAAGGGCCTCACCTTCCGCGTCGAGGCGCGGGACGAGGCCGGCATCATCGGCGAGGGGCTGCACAGGCGCGTGGTGGTGGAAAAAGAGAAATTCGAGGCCCGGACGCGGGCCAAGGGCGGTGCGGCGTAA
- a CDS encoding DoxX family protein, which yields MSLATILTTSVPGDWAILLLRWVIGLALLPYAVQKIRTPTMAEKFPAVLGLSSSLSFHLAMCVETLASVCLLLGLGTRIAAVAGICNMSVAFKVNHGPYLTAASAPFLLGFIAVLVTGPGRFALDALLWG from the coding sequence ATGTCACTCGCCACCATCCTCACCACGTCCGTTCCCGGCGACTGGGCCATCCTCCTCCTGCGCTGGGTCATCGGCCTCGCGCTTTTGCCCTATGCCGTGCAGAAGATCCGCACGCCCACCATGGCCGAAAAGTTCCCGGCCGTTCTCGGCCTGTCGTCGAGCCTGAGCTTCCATCTCGCCATGTGTGTGGAGACGCTGGCCTCGGTGTGCCTGCTCCTCGGCCTCGGCACGCGCATCGCGGCCGTGGCCGGCATCTGCAACATGTCCGTGGCCTTCAAGGTGAACCACGGGCCCTACCTCACGGCCGCGTCCGCGCCCTTCCTGCTCGGCTTCATCGCCGTGCTCGTCACCGGGCCCGGGCGCTTCGCGCTGGACGCCCTCCTCTGGGGCTAG
- the rpmE gene encoding 50S ribosomal protein L31 has protein sequence MKKDIHPKVYKATITCACGNQEEVLSTKGEQVHVEVCSACHPFFTGKQRFLDTAGRIDRFRKKYAKFEQK, from the coding sequence ATGAAAAAAGATATCCATCCCAAGGTTTACAAGGCCACCATCACCTGCGCCTGCGGCAACCAGGAAGAAGTGCTCTCCACCAAGGGCGAGCAGGTGCATGTGGAAGTGTGCTCCGCGTGCCATCCCTTTTTCACGGGCAAGCAGCGCTTCCTCGACACGGCGGGCCGCATCGACCGCTTCAGGAAGAAGTACGCCAAGTTTGAACAGAAGTAG
- a CDS encoding DUF1385 domain-containing protein, producing the protein MNRSSRLFPLLRALAAPSPVVGGQAVMEGVMMRNGDVFGLAVRQPDGGILARRLPWFSLTRRPWLRAPFVRGFPILLETLVNGIRALNRSVEMADGGNGDAAPLTPWQIFLTLGLALLMAVGLFVVAPHLLSLIMLWLDLGGDVEGLSFHLWDGFFKCCIFLGYIWLISLVPEIRRVFQYHGAEHKTIHAFESGGPVEACGARGMSRLHPRCGTTFLLFVICISIILQALLVPLLLAVWTPESAVAKHALSIGFKLLLVIPISALAYELIRYAARLPDGPVARLLRTPGLGLQRLTTHEPDERQMEVAVVALAEALGRDADTEIRTPPYSRL; encoded by the coding sequence TTGAACAGAAGTAGCCGGCTTTTCCCGCTGCTTCGCGCCCTTGCGGCGCCCTCGCCCGTGGTGGGGGGCCAGGCCGTCATGGAAGGCGTCATGATGCGCAACGGCGACGTTTTCGGCCTCGCCGTGCGCCAGCCCGACGGCGGCATCCTCGCCCGGCGCCTGCCGTGGTTTTCGCTGACGAGGCGCCCGTGGCTCCGGGCGCCCTTCGTGCGCGGGTTTCCCATCCTGCTGGAGACGCTGGTCAACGGCATCCGCGCGCTCAACCGCTCGGTGGAGATGGCCGACGGCGGCAACGGCGACGCGGCGCCCCTCACGCCATGGCAGATTTTCCTCACCCTCGGGCTCGCCCTGCTCATGGCCGTGGGGCTCTTTGTTGTCGCGCCGCACCTGCTCTCGCTCATCATGCTCTGGCTCGACCTCGGCGGCGACGTGGAAGGCCTCTCGTTCCACCTCTGGGACGGCTTTTTCAAGTGCTGCATCTTCCTCGGGTATATCTGGCTCATCTCGCTGGTGCCGGAGATTCGCCGCGTCTTCCAGTACCACGGCGCGGAGCACAAGACCATCCACGCCTTCGAGAGCGGGGGCCCGGTGGAGGCCTGTGGCGCCCGTGGCATGAGCCGGCTGCACCCGCGCTGCGGCACCACCTTCCTGCTCTTCGTGATCTGCATTTCCATCATCCTGCAGGCGCTGCTCGTGCCGCTGCTGCTCGCCGTATGGACGCCGGAAAGCGCCGTCGCCAAGCATGCGCTTTCCATCGGCTTCAAGCTTTTGCTCGTCATCCCCATCAGCGCGCTCGCCTATGAGCTCATCCGCTACGCCGCGCGCCTGCCTGACGGGCCTGTGGCGAGGCTCCTGCGGACGCCGGGGCTCGGGCTCCAGCGGCTGACCACCCACGAGCCGGACGAGCGCCAGATGGAGGTGGCCGTGGTGGCCCTGGCCGAGGCCCTGGGCCGCGATGCGGACACCGAGATCCGCACGCCCCCCTATTCGCGCCTCTGA